From the genome of Deinococcus sp. JMULE3, one region includes:
- the asnS gene encoding asparagine--tRNA ligase produces MSVHSSIHDLAQHVGQTVTVHAWLQDKSGKGKIQFLKLRDGSGFVQATVFKTDVSEEVFEQAKRLTQEQAITVTGEVRADERAPGGVELSLRDLTVISENHGEYPITPKEHGIEFLMDHRHVWLRHRRPWAIMRVRDSVQRAVVDFFHGEGFIRFDAPFFTPNAAEGTTELFEIDLFGEDKAYLSQTGQLHAEAGAFAFGKVYTFGPTFRAEKSKTRRHLLEFWMIEPEVVPSNHTENMALQERFVSFLVRRVLEECQEELKILGRDQSKLAGAAEGNYPRVTYTDALDIIRQHIEDRDLPANVQEDVQPVEWGDDLGAPHETILGHHFDRPVIIERYPAAIKAFYMQPDPQDPRVALCDDMIAPEGYGEIIGGSERIHDYDLLKSRIEHEGLPLEAFEWYLDLRRTGSMPHAGFGMGLERVIAWITGIDHIREAIPFPRMLTRMRP; encoded by the coding sequence ATGAGCGTTCATTCCAGCATCCATGACCTCGCGCAGCACGTGGGGCAGACCGTCACCGTTCACGCCTGGCTGCAGGACAAGAGCGGCAAGGGCAAGATCCAGTTCCTGAAACTCCGCGACGGCAGCGGCTTCGTGCAGGCCACCGTCTTCAAGACCGACGTGTCCGAGGAGGTGTTCGAGCAGGCCAAGCGCCTCACGCAGGAGCAGGCGATCACCGTGACCGGCGAGGTCCGCGCCGATGAGCGCGCCCCGGGCGGCGTGGAACTCAGCCTGCGGGACCTGACCGTGATCAGCGAGAACCACGGCGAGTACCCCATCACGCCCAAGGAGCACGGCATCGAGTTCCTGATGGACCACCGTCACGTGTGGCTGCGTCACCGCCGCCCCTGGGCAATCATGCGCGTGCGGGACAGCGTGCAGCGCGCCGTCGTGGACTTCTTCCACGGTGAAGGCTTCATCCGTTTCGACGCGCCGTTCTTCACCCCGAACGCCGCCGAGGGCACCACCGAACTGTTCGAGATCGACCTGTTCGGCGAGGACAAGGCGTACCTGTCCCAGACGGGGCAGCTGCACGCCGAGGCGGGCGCGTTCGCGTTCGGGAAGGTGTACACCTTCGGCCCGACCTTCCGCGCCGAGAAGAGCAAGACCCGCCGTCACCTGCTGGAATTCTGGATGATCGAACCCGAGGTGGTGCCCAGCAACCACACCGAGAACATGGCGCTGCAGGAGCGTTTCGTGAGCTTCCTGGTGCGCCGCGTGCTGGAGGAATGCCAGGAGGAACTGAAGATCCTCGGGCGTGACCAGAGCAAACTCGCGGGCGCGGCGGAAGGCAACTACCCGCGCGTGACGTACACCGACGCGCTGGACATCATCCGCCAGCACATCGAGGACCGCGACCTGCCCGCCAACGTGCAGGAGGACGTGCAGCCCGTCGAGTGGGGCGACGACCTGGGCGCCCCGCACGAGACGATCCTCGGGCATCACTTCGACCGCCCCGTGATCATCGAGCGGTACCCGGCGGCCATCAAGGCGTTCTACATGCAGCCCGACCCGCAGGACCCCCGCGTGGCCCTGTGCGACGACATGATCGCGCCCGAAGGTTACGGCGAGATCATCGGCGGCAGCGAACGCATCCACGACTACGACCTGCTGAAGTCCCGCATCGAGCACGAGGGTCTGCCGCTGGAGGCTTTCGAATGGTACCTGGACCTGCGCAGGACCGGCAGCATGCCGCACGCGGGATTCGGCATGGGTCTTGAACGCGTGATCGCCTGGATCACGGGCATCGACCACATCCGCGAGGCGATTCCGTTCCCGCGTATGCTCACGCGCATGCGCCCCTGA
- the sodA gene encoding superoxide dismutase [Mn], translated as MAYELPTLPYAYDALEPHIDARTMEIHHTKHHQTYVDNANKALEGTEFADLSVEDLIQKLDQVPADKKNVLRNNAGGHANHSLFWQVMGPQGSGQPSGELADAINAAFGSFDAFKEKFEDAAKTRFGSGWAWLVVKGGALAVVSTANQDNPLMGEAVAGVSGTPLLGVDVWEHAYYLNYQNKRPDYLKAFWNVVNWDEVARRYAAAK; from the coding sequence ATGGCCTACGAACTGCCCACGCTGCCCTACGCCTACGACGCCCTCGAACCCCACATCGACGCGCGCACCATGGAGATCCACCACACCAAGCACCACCAGACGTACGTGGACAACGCGAACAAGGCCCTCGAAGGCACCGAGTTCGCCGACCTGAGCGTCGAGGACCTGATCCAGAAGCTCGATCAGGTGCCGGCCGACAAGAAGAACGTGCTGCGCAACAACGCGGGCGGGCACGCCAACCACAGCCTGTTCTGGCAGGTCATGGGTCCCCAGGGCAGCGGTCAGCCCAGCGGTGAACTGGCCGACGCGATCAACGCGGCCTTCGGTTCCTTCGACGCGTTCAAGGAGAAGTTCGAGGACGCCGCCAAGACCCGCTTCGGCAGCGGCTGGGCGTGGCTGGTCGTCAAAGGCGGCGCGCTGGCCGTCGTGAGCACCGCCAACCAGGACAACCCCCTGATGGGCGAGGCCGTCGCGGGCGTCAGCGGCACCCCGCTCCTGGGCGTGGACGTGTGGGAGCACGCGTACTACCTGAACTACCAGAACAAGCGCCCGGACTACCTGAAGGCGTTCTGGAACGTCGTGAACTGGGACGAGGTCGCGCGCCGCTACGCCGCCGCGAAGTAA
- a CDS encoding chloride channel protein, whose protein sequence is MRSPLPRAVLHRLETGRLVVLSVLLGALVGGLCIVLRLTLDTLISFAVRLTDYAPPGTTGEGGLMMAFGTAAHWGLITLPLAAVAYALLVRSGEGDPLTQLVRGYHQRGQWAPLPTQLRTLLGTLVGHSSGLLLGRDAPFTMTGILGARLMQRVTRLDSVEFRTLTLAGAAAGLGAVLHAPLAAAVLIAEVLYRRFEFEFEVVMPCLLAAVAGTAVYGLAFGFTPLLSFPDVQVPAAAQLPAFLLVALGASLLGWLALLSCAALPASFLSGWRRLVFAGAVGLLTAVVAQRLTPAVLGDGMGWVQLGAGGFLADGSEQAAWRWVLLALGLHVALGGGVLPSVGVGGLLGVGLANLLGVDPAVAAMVGAAAFLTVTLNVPLAATLLTVTWGGEALLPVTLAASSLAHLLSGTRGLIDSQVHARRDSAVHATTPAWLPDTVRYIPRRAAETPAVPYDGAAPAPLDADTLPPPASDRELYRRVVPASWRGARLGMVTLPPGVEVVGVVRDGSVRLPRPDLRLTATDELVFLARPDAYTALEGVLRLPGA, encoded by the coding sequence ATGCGTTCCCCGTTGCCCCGCGCCGTCCTGCACCGCCTGGAAACCGGGAGGCTGGTGGTGCTCAGTGTGCTGCTGGGCGCCCTGGTCGGCGGACTGTGCATCGTCCTGCGCCTGACCCTGGACACCCTGATCTCGTTCGCCGTCCGCCTGACCGATTACGCCCCGCCCGGCACGACCGGCGAGGGCGGCCTGATGATGGCCTTCGGCACCGCGGCCCACTGGGGCCTGATCACGCTGCCGCTGGCCGCCGTGGCGTACGCGCTGCTCGTCCGGTCCGGGGAAGGGGACCCCCTGACGCAACTCGTGCGCGGGTACCACCAGCGCGGCCAGTGGGCGCCCCTGCCCACGCAACTCCGCACGCTGCTCGGCACGCTCGTCGGGCATTCCTCCGGGCTGCTGCTGGGCCGCGACGCGCCGTTCACCATGACCGGCATCCTCGGCGCGCGGCTCATGCAGCGCGTCACGCGGCTCGACAGCGTCGAGTTCCGCACCCTGACCCTGGCGGGCGCCGCCGCCGGACTGGGCGCCGTGCTGCACGCCCCGCTGGCCGCCGCCGTCCTGATCGCCGAGGTGCTGTACCGCCGCTTCGAGTTCGAATTCGAGGTCGTCATGCCCTGCCTGCTGGCCGCCGTGGCGGGGACCGCCGTGTACGGACTGGCCTTCGGGTTCACGCCGCTGCTGAGCTTCCCGGACGTGCAGGTCCCGGCGGCGGCGCAGCTGCCCGCGTTCCTGCTCGTGGCGCTCGGCGCGTCGCTGCTGGGGTGGCTGGCGCTGCTCAGCTGCGCGGCCCTGCCCGCCTCGTTCCTGAGCGGCTGGCGGCGCCTGGTCTTCGCGGGGGCCGTCGGCCTGCTGACGGCCGTCGTCGCGCAGCGGCTCACGCCCGCCGTGCTCGGGGACGGCATGGGCTGGGTGCAGCTGGGTGCCGGGGGTTTCCTCGCGGACGGCAGTGAGCAGGCCGCGTGGCGCTGGGTGCTGCTCGCGCTGGGCCTTCACGTCGCGCTGGGTGGCGGCGTGCTGCCCTCGGTCGGCGTGGGTGGCCTGCTGGGCGTGGGACTGGCGAACCTGCTGGGCGTGGACCCGGCGGTCGCGGCCATGGTCGGCGCCGCGGCGTTCCTGACCGTCACGCTGAACGTGCCGCTCGCCGCGACCCTGCTGACCGTCACCTGGGGCGGCGAGGCGCTGCTGCCGGTCACGCTGGCCGCCAGCAGCCTCGCGCACCTGCTCAGCGGGACGCGCGGCCTGATCGACAGTCAGGTGCACGCCCGGCGGGACAGCGCCGTGCACGCGACCACGCCCGCGTGGCTGCCCGACACCGTCCGGTACATTCCGCGCCGCGCCGCCGAGACTCCGGCCGTTCCCTACGACGGCGCCGCCCCCGCGCCACTGGACGCCGACACGCTGCCGCCGCCTGCCAGCGACCGGGAACTGTACCGCCGGGTGGTGCCCGCCAGCTGGCGCGGCGCGCGGCTGGGCATGGTCACCCTGCCCCCCGGCGTGGAGGTCGTGGGCGTCGTGCGGGACGGTTCCGTGCGCCTGCCCCGACCCGACCTGCGCCTGACCGCCACGGACGAACTGGTCTTCCTGGCCCGCCCCGACGCGTACACCGCGCTCGAGGGGGTCCTGCGACTGCCCGGCGCCTGA
- a CDS encoding DegV family protein, translating to MIAVLTDSTCDLHPDSAQQLGINIIPLQVNMQERTLLDWQDIDPDAVYDHMRSGGSASTSPVTVAAFMEKYWELLTTHEAVVSLHISGKLSDTVRHAQAAAQQLGETGRIHIIDTEVASGPLAELAMVARDQVSAGQELHQVARGVLEARNSLYAEFSVATLDYLRRSGRIGRAQALLGGVLGVRPILAFDRGELKANRRVKVDQAAGDMLGSLKDRFGTTPLSVTIMHAGRDTGRINALRTAMAGSGLNVQRGRVQLMGPVIGAHVGPGTFGFNALPLG from the coding sequence ATGATTGCCGTGCTCACCGATTCCACCTGCGACCTGCACCCCGACAGTGCCCAGCAGCTGGGAATCAACATCATCCCGCTGCAGGTCAACATGCAGGAGCGCACCCTGCTCGACTGGCAGGACATCGACCCCGACGCGGTGTACGACCACATGCGCTCCGGTGGCAGCGCCAGCACCTCGCCCGTGACGGTCGCCGCCTTCATGGAGAAGTACTGGGAACTGCTGACCACGCACGAGGCGGTCGTGAGCCTGCACATTTCCGGGAAGCTGTCCGATACCGTCCGTCACGCCCAGGCAGCCGCGCAGCAGCTTGGTGAAACCGGGCGGATTCACATCATCGACACTGAAGTCGCGTCCGGACCCCTGGCGGAACTCGCGATGGTGGCCCGCGATCAGGTCAGTGCCGGGCAGGAGCTGCATCAGGTGGCCCGCGGTGTCCTGGAGGCACGGAATAGCCTGTACGCGGAATTTTCAGTCGCCACGCTGGACTACCTGCGGCGCAGCGGCCGGATCGGGCGCGCGCAGGCGCTGCTCGGTGGTGTGCTTGGCGTGCGGCCCATTCTCGCCTTCGACCGGGGAGAGTTGAAAGCCAACCGTCGCGTGAAGGTCGACCAGGCCGCCGGGGACATGCTGGGCAGCCTCAAGGACCGCTTCGGCACCACGCCGCTGAGTGTGACCATCATGCACGCCGGGCGCGATACCGGGCGCATCAACGCGCTGCGGACGGCCATGGCGGGCAGCGGCCTGAACGTCCAGCGTGGCCGCGTTCAGCTGATGGGTCCCGTGATCGGCGCGCACGTCGGCCCCGGCACGTTCGGCTTTAACGCCCTGCCGCTGGGCTGA
- the argC gene encoding N-acetyl-gamma-glutamyl-phosphate reductase has product MHDQKTVAIVGGSGYAGGEFLRLALNHPHLNVTQVTSERNAGTPVSMVHPNLRGRTNLKFRRAADLDEADIIVLALPHGSAAKRIAEYEARGKIIVDLSADFRLKDPEVYRATYGEAHPTPDKLGEWVYGNPELHREDLRGATRIACAGCFATSVILALYPLLKLGVLLPKDIIATGLVGSSAAGASASDSSHHPERAGSLRVYKPVGHRHTAEAQQELPGHFPLHLTAISTPRVRGILTTAHAWIPDGYSDRDVWSAYREVYGQEPFIRIVKVAKGIHRYPDPMLLDGTNYCDIGFEMDQDTGRVVLMSAIDNLVKGTAGHAIQSLNIALDWPETTGLEFAGLHPA; this is encoded by the coding sequence ATGCACGACCAGAAGACCGTCGCCATCGTCGGCGGCAGCGGCTACGCCGGGGGCGAGTTCCTGCGCCTCGCCCTGAACCACCCCCACCTGAACGTCACGCAGGTCACCAGCGAACGCAACGCGGGCACACCGGTCAGCATGGTCCACCCCAACCTGCGCGGCCGCACCAACCTCAAATTCCGCCGGGCTGCCGACCTCGACGAGGCCGACATCATCGTGCTGGCCCTCCCGCACGGCAGCGCCGCGAAGAGGATCGCCGAGTACGAGGCCAGAGGCAAGATCATCGTGGACCTGTCCGCCGACTTCCGCCTGAAAGACCCCGAGGTCTACCGCGCCACCTACGGCGAGGCCCACCCCACCCCCGACAAGCTCGGCGAGTGGGTGTACGGCAACCCGGAACTGCACCGCGAGGACCTGCGCGGCGCGACCCGTATCGCCTGCGCCGGGTGCTTCGCCACCAGCGTCATCCTGGCCCTGTACCCCCTGCTGAAACTGGGCGTGCTGCTTCCTAAGGACATCATCGCCACCGGACTGGTCGGCAGCAGCGCCGCCGGAGCCAGCGCCAGTGACAGCAGCCACCACCCCGAGCGGGCCGGGAGCCTGCGGGTGTACAAACCCGTCGGGCACCGCCACACCGCCGAGGCGCAGCAGGAGCTGCCGGGACACTTCCCGCTGCACCTGACCGCCATCAGCACCCCCCGCGTGCGCGGCATCCTGACCACCGCGCACGCCTGGATTCCCGACGGGTACAGCGACCGCGACGTCTGGAGCGCCTACCGCGAGGTGTACGGCCAGGAGCCGTTCATCCGCATCGTGAAGGTCGCCAAGGGCATCCACCGCTACCCGGACCCCATGCTGCTCGACGGCACGAACTACTGCGACATCGGCTTCGAGATGGACCAGGACACCGGCCGCGTCGTCCTGATGAGCGCCATCGACAACCTGGTCAAGGGCACCGCCGGGCACGCCATCCAGAGCCTGAACATCGCCCTGGACTGGCCCGAGACGACCGGACTGGAGTTCGCCGGACTGCACCCCGCCTGA
- a CDS encoding MraY family glycosyltransferase → MESLRALAAQLGISDLTGRGFLSVLITFVSAGVFTWFFIPRLRAFAIQVGWADQPNERRLNKEPLPNAGGLAIYAGFIVSIILAWALRPIAVDIVNIQVLAILLGASMLVLVGFIDDQYGLSPVTRLMVQTLAAILLLVNDLRIDFNAIPFLPVLPDVINQPLSTVLTILWVVALTNAVNLLDGVDGVVGGVAFVASFVLLATAAQFPDRAAAVVLLAGLSGAALGYLRHNFNPSRIIMGDAGSTLFGYTLAAVSLLGTLKFSAGASLLVPLIVLALPLLDTTQVVIGRLARGIRNPLRHPDKTHIHHRVLARTSSARRTAVILWLVALACGAVGMSLQGLRFQAILGTILTAMLCLVFVAYRRVRARNLELAQTGQGDEE, encoded by the coding sequence ATGGAGTCACTCCGCGCACTTGCCGCCCAGCTGGGCATCTCCGACCTGACGGGCCGGGGATTTCTCAGCGTCCTGATCACCTTCGTCAGCGCCGGGGTGTTCACCTGGTTCTTCATTCCGCGCCTGCGGGCCTTCGCGATTCAGGTCGGGTGGGCCGATCAGCCCAACGAGCGCCGCCTGAACAAGGAACCCCTCCCGAACGCCGGGGGGCTGGCGATCTACGCCGGGTTCATCGTGAGCATCATCCTGGCGTGGGCGCTACGGCCCATCGCGGTGGACATCGTCAACATTCAGGTCCTGGCGATCCTGCTGGGCGCGTCCATGCTGGTGCTGGTGGGGTTCATCGACGATCAGTACGGTCTGTCGCCCGTCACGCGGTTGATGGTGCAGACGCTCGCGGCGATCCTGCTGCTCGTGAACGACCTGCGGATCGACTTCAACGCCATTCCGTTCCTGCCGGTCCTGCCGGACGTGATCAATCAGCCGCTGAGTACCGTCCTGACGATCCTGTGGGTGGTGGCGCTCACGAACGCCGTGAACCTGCTCGACGGCGTGGACGGCGTCGTGGGTGGGGTGGCGTTCGTGGCGAGCTTCGTGCTGCTCGCCACGGCCGCGCAGTTCCCGGACCGCGCGGCGGCGGTCGTGCTGCTGGCGGGGCTGTCCGGCGCGGCGCTGGGGTACCTGCGGCACAACTTCAACCCCAGCCGCATCATCATGGGTGACGCGGGCAGCACGCTGTTCGGGTACACCCTGGCCGCCGTGAGCCTGCTGGGCACCCTGAAGTTCAGCGCGGGCGCCAGCCTGCTCGTGCCGCTGATCGTGCTGGCGCTGCCGCTGCTGGACACCACGCAGGTCGTCATCGGGCGGCTGGCGCGCGGCATCCGCAACCCGCTGCGTCACCCGGACAAGACCCACATTCACCACCGGGTGCTGGCCCGCACGAGCAGTGCCCGCCGGACCGCCGTGATCCTGTGGCTGGTCGCGCTGGCGTGCGGCGCGGTCGGCATGAGCCTGCAGGGCCTGCGCTTCCAGGCGATCCTGGGCACGATCCTGACGGCCATGCTGTGCCTGGTCTTCGTGGCGTACCGCCGCGTGCGCGCCCGGAACCTCGAACTCGCCCAGACCGGGCAGGGAGACGAAGAATGA
- the wecB gene encoding non-hydrolyzing UDP-N-acetylglucosamine 2-epimerase → MKKIVLAFGTRPEATKMAPVYRAVEAQAGLTPLILSTGQQRQMLDGALNVFGLTPDRDLNVMTDRQTLADLTARIVPQAGRTLREMGADMVLVHGDTSTSFCVALSAFYEGIPVGHVEAGLRSGSLSEPFPEEANRRLTGVLSTLDFAPTAGSKANLLREGKAPDGIVVTGQTAVDAVREVAGRVPLRAAWQARVDAGQPLVTVTMHRRENQPMMREMAQALARVAQAHPDHHFIYPVHLSPAVQEAVRPALEDVANFELTEPLDYSDMAPLMAASRLLATDSGGLQEEGAALGVPVAVLRNVTERPEGVEAGVLRLAGNDPAQLEATLKDLLGSAATLAAMRAARNPYGDGHASQRIAQAIAWHFGLAGRPADWS, encoded by the coding sequence ATGAAGAAGATTGTCCTCGCCTTCGGGACGCGTCCCGAGGCCACCAAGATGGCCCCCGTGTACCGCGCCGTGGAAGCCCAGGCTGGCCTGACCCCGCTGATCCTGTCGACCGGGCAGCAACGGCAGATGCTCGACGGGGCACTGAACGTGTTCGGCCTGACCCCGGACCGCGACCTGAACGTCATGACCGACCGGCAGACCCTGGCGGACCTGACGGCGCGGATCGTGCCGCAGGCCGGGCGGACCCTGCGCGAGATGGGCGCGGACATGGTCCTCGTGCACGGGGACACCAGCACCAGTTTCTGCGTGGCCCTGAGCGCCTTCTACGAGGGCATCCCGGTCGGGCACGTCGAGGCCGGCCTGCGCAGCGGCAGCCTCAGCGAACCCTTCCCGGAGGAGGCGAACCGCCGCCTGACCGGCGTCCTGAGCACCCTGGACTTCGCGCCCACCGCCGGCAGCAAGGCGAACCTGCTGCGCGAGGGCAAGGCCCCGGACGGCATCGTCGTGACCGGCCAGACCGCCGTGGACGCCGTGCGCGAGGTGGCCGGGCGCGTCCCGCTGCGCGCCGCGTGGCAGGCCCGCGTGGACGCCGGGCAGCCGCTCGTGACGGTCACCATGCACCGCCGCGAGAACCAGCCCATGATGCGCGAGATGGCCCAGGCGCTCGCCCGCGTGGCGCAGGCCCACCCGGACCACCACTTCATCTACCCGGTGCACCTCTCGCCCGCCGTGCAGGAGGCCGTGCGCCCCGCGCTGGAGGACGTGGCGAACTTCGAACTGACCGAACCGCTGGACTACAGCGACATGGCGCCCCTGATGGCCGCGTCGCGCCTGCTCGCCACCGACAGCGGCGGCCTGCAGGAAGAGGGCGCGGCGCTGGGCGTGCCGGTCGCGGTCCTGCGAAACGTGACCGAGCGTCCCGAGGGGGTCGAAGCCGGGGTGCTGCGACTCGCCGGGAACGACCCGGCGCAGCTGGAAGCCACGCTGAAGGACCTGCTGGGCAGCGCGGCCACCCTGGCCGCCATGCGGGCCGCCCGCAACCCCTACGGCGACGGGCACGCGTCGCAGCGGATCGCGCAGGCCATCGCGTGGCACTTCGGCCTGGCCGGGCGTCCCGCCGACTGGAGCTGA
- the secG gene encoding preprotein translocase subunit SecG — protein sequence MILTLFIVLFALVCVGLIFFVLLQVPKQAGLSASMASGGSLLGGRGVEGGLIRITSVLGGFFMLLALLINLVSR from the coding sequence ATGATTCTGACCCTGTTCATCGTGCTGTTCGCCCTCGTGTGCGTGGGCCTGATCTTCTTCGTGCTGCTGCAGGTGCCCAAGCAGGCGGGCCTGTCGGCCAGCATGGCCTCCGGCGGCTCGCTGCTCGGCGGGCGTGGCGTCGAGGGCGGCCTGATCCGCATCACCAGCGTCCTGGGCGGCTTCTTCATGCTGCTCGCGCTGCTGATCAACCTCGTCTCGCGCTGA
- the rimP gene encoding ribosome maturation factor RimP gives MNNNDNKLMQLASGALEPLGFEVLEVQMQNMGGQPIVLVRIDRLDEQPVTVDDLARASRAAEAEFDRVDPIAGEYRLEFESPGAKRPLLRARHFERMLGLKVRVRGEGHAFTAPLTGVNGDQVTFTVGDEPVTLTAGTFQANLAEFPDRHR, from the coding sequence ATGAATAACAACGACAACAAACTGATGCAACTGGCAAGCGGCGCGCTCGAACCCCTGGGTTTCGAGGTGCTGGAAGTGCAGATGCAGAACATGGGAGGCCAGCCGATCGTGCTGGTCCGCATCGACCGTCTTGACGAGCAGCCGGTCACGGTGGACGACCTGGCCCGCGCCAGCCGCGCGGCGGAAGCCGAATTCGACCGGGTGGACCCGATCGCCGGGGAGTACCGCCTGGAATTCGAGTCGCCCGGCGCCAAGCGGCCGCTGCTGCGCGCCCGTCACTTCGAGCGGATGCTGGGCCTGAAGGTCCGCGTGCGCGGCGAGGGCCACGCGTTCACGGCGCCCCTGACGGGCGTGAACGGCGATCAGGTGACCTTCACGGTGGGCGACGAGCCCGTCACGCTGACGGCCGGGACGTTCCAGGCGAACCTCGCCGAGTTCCCGGACCGCCACCGTTAA
- the nusA gene encoding transcription termination factor NusA → MSQPEFNFADALREVAQARNINEMQLIEAFEQSLAQAYTRNVEPEKRIEVHLDPQSGELEVLIVREVVEKVEDEHLQISLADALELDPGVEVGMEMEFPVDREKFSRIALQAAKQTLTQKMRETERNVVFNEYKDREGQVLTAQVVRSDNKGNWFVELGAGEAILPPREQIPGEKLTPGNRVKIYLKEVRKTPKGPTILASRADERLLDYLLKQEIPEVANGIVEIKAIAREAGQRSKVAVFSHNSNVDPIGACIGHRGNRIQAVTGELGRERVDVILWDANTRDFIRNALSPAKVGLIEVLADRREATVTVTPDQLSLAIGKGGQNVRLAAKLTGFKIDLRETAAISDLDAAMQQAMQDEQEGRDPGSAQSAFDALFKDSKSVATASPDDEQE, encoded by the coding sequence ATGAGCCAGCCGGAATTCAACTTTGCCGACGCGCTGCGTGAAGTGGCGCAGGCCCGCAACATCAACGAGATGCAGCTGATCGAGGCGTTCGAGCAGTCCCTCGCCCAGGCGTACACCCGCAACGTGGAACCCGAGAAGCGCATCGAGGTGCACCTCGACCCGCAGAGCGGCGAGCTGGAAGTGCTGATCGTGCGTGAAGTCGTCGAGAAGGTCGAGGACGAGCACCTGCAGATCTCCCTGGCCGACGCGCTGGAACTCGATCCCGGCGTGGAAGTCGGCATGGAGATGGAGTTCCCCGTCGACCGCGAGAAGTTCAGCCGCATCGCCCTGCAGGCCGCCAAGCAGACCCTGACGCAGAAGATGCGCGAAACCGAACGTAACGTCGTCTTCAACGAGTACAAGGACCGCGAGGGTCAGGTCCTCACCGCGCAGGTCGTCCGCAGCGACAACAAGGGCAACTGGTTCGTGGAACTGGGCGCGGGCGAGGCGATCCTGCCGCCCCGCGAGCAGATCCCCGGCGAGAAGCTCACGCCCGGCAACCGCGTGAAGATCTACCTGAAGGAAGTCCGCAAGACGCCCAAGGGCCCCACGATCCTCGCCAGCCGCGCCGACGAGAGGTTGCTCGACTACCTCCTCAAGCAGGAGATTCCCGAGGTCGCCAACGGCATCGTGGAGATCAAGGCCATCGCCCGTGAAGCCGGGCAGCGCAGCAAGGTCGCCGTGTTCTCCCACAACAGCAACGTCGACCCGATCGGCGCGTGCATCGGGCACCGCGGCAACCGCATCCAGGCCGTCACCGGCGAACTGGGCCGCGAGCGCGTGGACGTGATCCTCTGGGACGCCAACACCCGTGACTTCATCCGCAACGCCCTCTCGCCGGCCAAGGTGGGCCTGATCGAGGTGCTGGCCGACCGCCGCGAGGCGACCGTGACCGTCACCCCGGATCAGCTGTCCCTGGCGATCGGCAAGGGCGGGCAGAACGTCCGCCTGGCCGCGAAACTCACCGGGTTCAAGATCGACCTGCGCGAAACCGCCGCGATCAGCGACCTGGACGCCGCGATGCAGCAGGCCATGCAGGACGAGCAGGAAGGCCGCGACCCGGGCAGCGCCCAGTCGGCGTTCGACGCGCTGTTCAAGGACAGCAAGTCCGTCGCGACCGCCAGCCCGGACGACGAGCAGGAGTAA
- a CDS encoding YlxR family protein, with amino-acid sequence MTAAPSPATPRPAPHVPERTCVACRRRRAQGEFVRLTRGADGYWQVQEGPRAGRGAYVCADTPACWAEKRLRRAFGAQAPRVSQVLLSSTDLPRA; translated from the coding sequence TTGACCGCCGCCCCCTCTCCCGCCACACCCAGGCCCGCTCCTCACGTCCCGGAACGGACGTGCGTGGCCTGCCGCCGCCGCCGCGCGCAGGGCGAATTCGTTCGCCTGACCCGCGGCGCGGACGGGTACTGGCAGGTGCAGGAGGGACCGCGCGCGGGGCGCGGCGCGTACGTGTGCGCCGACACCCCCGCGTGCTGGGCGGAGAAGCGGCTGCGCCGCGCGTTCGGAGCGCAGGCCCCACGCGTGTCGCAGGTGCTCCTGAGTTCCACTGATTTACCCCGCGCGTGA